In Candidatus Methylomirabilis tolerans, the following are encoded in one genomic region:
- a CDS encoding aminotransferase class V-fold PLP-dependent enzyme has translation MSAPRFTEEQLRHSVWPRFSRVLARDEIYLANHSLGRPPDRMAEDVRAALDVWYRDMDGAWPFWLQQQERFRTLTATLVGVVRADCIVPKTSAGQGLRAVLNALPGKPRVATSDGEFDSLDFILRVYREQGRIELKTAPWRELNVAGADLVVLSSVMFRTGEVVEDLPNLVRGAHVAGALVLLDVYHHAGVLPLDLDTLGVDFAVGGSYKYTRGGPGACWLYVRPGLAETMRTLDTGWFAKRDVFAYARPEPPEYGRGGDAWLESTPPVLAPVQALAGLELTLELGVERLRAHNLAQKSRLASLLLEQGVKAAGVGDAYGAFLTVVHPESGAIAKQLHEQGIKVDARSEYLRICPDILNSDAELERAARLIVAVVNQH, from the coding sequence ATGTCCGCACCGAGATTCACTGAGGAGCAGTTGCGGCACTCGGTGTGGCCGCGCTTTTCGCGCGTGCTCGCCAGGGACGAGATCTACCTTGCCAACCACTCCCTCGGCCGGCCGCCCGACCGCATGGCCGAGGATGTGCGCGCGGCGCTCGACGTGTGGTACCGCGATATGGACGGCGCCTGGCCATTCTGGCTTCAACAACAAGAACGGTTTCGAACACTCACGGCAACCCTGGTGGGCGTGGTGCGCGCCGACTGCATCGTCCCCAAGACCAGCGCCGGCCAGGGGCTGCGCGCGGTGCTGAACGCGCTGCCTGGCAAGCCGCGCGTCGCGACCAGCGACGGCGAGTTCGACTCGCTCGACTTTATCCTGCGCGTCTATCGTGAGCAGGGACGCATCGAGCTCAAGACGGCGCCCTGGCGCGAGCTCAACGTTGCGGGCGCGGATCTGGTCGTCCTCTCGAGTGTCATGTTCCGCACCGGCGAGGTTGTCGAGGACCTGCCGAACCTCGTGCGCGGCGCGCACGTTGCGGGCGCGCTGGTGCTGCTCGACGTCTACCACCACGCCGGCGTGCTGCCGCTCGATCTCGACACGCTCGGCGTCGATTTCGCGGTCGGCGGCTCGTACAAGTACACGCGCGGCGGGCCGGGCGCGTGCTGGCTTTACGTGCGCCCGGGGCTCGCCGAGACTATGCGCACGCTCGACACCGGGTGGTTCGCAAAGAGAGACGTCTTCGCCTACGCGCGGCCCGAGCCGCCGGAGTACGGCCGCGGCGGCGACGCATGGCTCGAGTCCACGCCGCCGGTGCTCGCGCCGGTGCAGGCGCTCGCCGGTCTCGAACTTACCCTCGAGCTCGGCGTCGAGCGCCTGCGTGCGCACAACCTCGCGCAGAAGAGCCGTCTCGCCTCGCTCCTCTTAGAGCAGGGCGTCAAGGCCGCGGGCGTCGGCGACGCGTACGGTGCCTTCCTCACCGTGGTACATCCCGAGTCAGGCGCGATTGCGAAGCAACTGCACGAGCAGGGGATAAAGGTTGACGCCCGCAGTGAGTATCTGCGCATCTGCCCCGACATCCTCAACTCCGATGCGGAGCTTGAGCGCGCTGCGCGCCTGATTGTCGCTGTAGTCAATCAGCATTGA